In Cicer arietinum cultivar CDC Frontier isolate Library 1 chromosome 7, Cicar.CDCFrontier_v2.0, whole genome shotgun sequence, a single window of DNA contains:
- the LOC101494155 gene encoding GDSL esterase/lipase At5g45910-like, giving the protein MKIFNLFSIILTFCFLGNVVSSVDSLPYETIFNFGDSISDTGNAMAFHRDHPMPSDSPYGYTYFKHPAGRFLNGRLIIDFIAEAYGLPFLPAVKNLTKDQDIRKGVNFAVAGSTALEELFFTSHGVMVPATNNSLSVQLGWFKELKSSLCKNIEECDVYFKKSLFLVGEIGGNDVIQYAFGQKTITEIREIVPIIVEAIANTTSALIEEGAIELVVPGNFPIGCNAAFLTMVDSKKKEDFDEFGCLVAYNNLVEYFNEQLKNAIKTLQQKNSQAKIIYFDYYNDAKRLYQAPQQYGFTSDKNEILKACCGLDGPYNVNFNVPCGGPGTKVCSDTSKLINWDGAHLTEAAYRMIAKGLVEGPFANPSLQTPPFKIA; this is encoded by the exons aTGAAGATCTTTAATCTCTTTAGCATCATCCTCACATTTTGTTTTCTTGGAAATGTTGTTTCAAGTGTTGATTCTCTCCCATATGAAACTATTTTCAACTTTGGTGACTCTATAAGCGATACTGGGAATGCTATGGCTTTCCATCGTGACCATCCCATGCCTAGCGATAGTCCTTATGGCTACACATACTTCAAACATCCAGCTGGACGTTTTTTGAATGGACGACTTATCATAGACTTTATAG CTGAGGCGTATGGACTGCCATTTTTGCCAGCCGTAAAAAATCTTACTAAAGACCAAGACATCAGGAAAGGAGTGAATTTTGCGGTTGCTGGTTCCACTGCACTTGAAGAATTGTTTTTCACAAGTCATGGAGTTATGGTACCAGCGACAAATAACTCACTAAGTGTTCAACTTGGATGGTTTAAGGAGCTAAAATCCTCCCTCTGTAAAAACATAGAAG AGTGTGATGTCTACTTCAAAAAATCATTGTTTCTTGTTGGAGAGATAGGTGGAAATGATGTTATTCAGTATGCTTTCGGTCAGAAAACTATTACAGAAATTCGAGAAATTGTCCCCATCATAGTAGAAGCAATTGCAAATACTACCTCT GCGTTAATTGAAGAAGGAGCGATTGAGCTTGTGGTTCCTGGGAACTTTCCAATAGGGTGTAATGCTGCTTTTTTGACAATGGTTGATAGTAAGAAGAAAGAAGACTTTGATGAATTTGGGTGTTTGGTAGCTTACAATAATTTAGTTGAATACTTTAACGAGCAACTCAAAAATGCCATAAAGACATTACAACAAAAGAATTCTCAagccaaaataatatattttgactaCTACAATGATGCCAAACGTTTATATCAAGCACCACAACAATATG GCTTTACTTCCGACAAAAATGAGATTTTGAAAGCATGTTGTGGATTAGATGGACCATACAATGTCAATTTTAATGTTCCATGTGGAGGGCCAGGTACGAAAGTTTGTTCAGACACctcaaaactaataaattggGATGGAGCTCACTTAACTGAAGCTGCTTATAGGATGATAGCAAAGGGATTAGTTGAAGGCCCTTTTGCAAATCCTTCTCTTCAAACTCCACCTTTCAAGATAGCTTAG
- the LOC101495114 gene encoding GDSL esterase/lipase At5g45910-like: MKSHPNGLLRKHKLNLFSIILAFCFLGNVVSSVDSLPYETIFNFGDSISDTGNAMAFHRDHPMPSDSPYGSTYFKHPVGRLSNGRLIIDFIAEPYGLPFLPAVKNLTKDQDIRKGVNFEVAGSTALEELYFTNYGVMVPATNNSLSVQLGWFKELKSSLCKNIEECDVYFKKSLFLVGEIGGNDVIQYAFGQKTITEIREIVPIIVEAIANTTSALIEEGAIELVVPGNFPIGCNAAFLTMVDSKKKEDFDEFGCLIAYNNLIEYFNEQLKNAIKTLQQKNSQAKIIYFDYYNDAKRLYQAPQQYGFTSDKNEILKACCGLDGPYNVNFNVPCGGPGTKVCSDTSKLINWDGAHLTEAAYRMIAKGLVEGPFANPSLQTPPFKIA, from the exons ATGAAATCACATCCTAACGGTCTAC TTagaaaacacaagttaaatctCTTTAGCATCATCCTCGCATTTTGTTTTCTTGGAAATGTTGTTTCAAGTGTTGATTCTCTCCCATATGAAACTATTTTCAACTTTGGTGACTCTATAAGCGATACTGGGAATGCTATGGCTTTCCATCGTGACCATCCCATGCCTAGCGATAGTCCTTATGGCTCAACATACTTCAAACATCCAGTTGGACGTTTGTCGAATGGACGACTTATCATAGACTTTATAG CTGAGCCGTATGGACTGCCATTTTTGCCAGCCGTAAAAAATCTTACTAAAGACCAAGACATCAGGAAAGGAGTGAATTTTGAGGTTGCTGGTTCCACTGCACTTGAAGAATTGTATTTCACAAATTATGGAGTTATGGTACCAGCGACAAATAACTCACTAAGTGTTCAACTTGGATGGTTTAAGGAGCTAAAATCCTCCCTCTGTAAAAACATAGAAG AGTGTGATGTCTACTTCAAAAAATCATTGTTTCTTGTTGGAGAGATAGGTGGAAATGATGTTATTCAGTATGCTTTCGGTCAGAAAACTATTACAGAAATTCGAGAAATTGTCCCCATCATAGTAGAAGCAATTGCAAATACTACCTCT GCGTTAATTGAAGAAGGAGCGATTGAGCTTGTGGTTCCTGGGAACTTTCCAATAGGGTGTAATGCTGCTTTTTTGACAATGGTTGATAGTAAGAAGAAAGAAGACTTTGATGAATTTGGGTGCTTGATAGCTTACAATAATTTAATCGAATACTTTAACGAGCAACTCAAAAATGCCATAAAGACATTACAACAAAAGAATTCTCAagccaaaataatatattttgactaCTACAATGATGCCAAACGTTTATATCAAGCACCACAACAATATG GCTTTACTTCTGACAAAAATGAGATTTTGAAAGCATGTTGTGGATTAGATGGACCATACAATGTCAATTTTAATGTTCCATGTGGAGGGCCAGGTACGAAAGTTTGTTCAGACACctcaaaactaataaattggGATGGAGCTCACTTAACTGAAGCTGCTTATAGGATGATAGCAAAGGGATTAGTTGAAGGCCCTTTTGCAAATCCTTCTCTTCAAACTCCACCTTTCAAGATAGCTTAG